In one Suricata suricatta isolate VVHF042 chromosome 9, meerkat_22Aug2017_6uvM2_HiC, whole genome shotgun sequence genomic region, the following are encoded:
- the LOC115302079 gene encoding olfactory receptor 4N2 isoform X2: MENDNRTVVKEFILLGLTQSRDIQLLVFVLVLIFYLIILPGNFLIILTIRSDPGLTAPLYFFLGNLAFLDASYSFIVAPRMLVDFLSEKKVISYRGCITQLFFLHFLGGGEGLLLVVMAFDRYIAICRPLHYSTVMNPRACYVLLLALWLGGFVHSIIQVALILHLPFCGPNRLDNFFCDVPQVIKLACTDTFMVELLMVFNSGLMTLLCFLGLLASYAVILCRVHGSSSEGKNKAISTCTTHIIVIFLMFGPGIFIYTRPFRAFPADKVVSLFHTVIFPLLNPVIYTLRNQEVKASMRRLI, from the exons ATGGAAAATGACAACCGCACAGTGGTGAAAGAATTCATCCTTCTTGGTCTGACCCAGTCTCGAGATATTCAGCTCCTCGTCTTTGtcctagttttaattttctatctcATCATCCTCCCTGGAAATTTCCTCATCATCCTCACCATCAGATCAGACCCTGGCCTCACAGCCCCCCTCTACTTCTTTCTGGGTAACTTGGCTTTCCTGGATGCATCCTACTCCTTCATTGTGGCTCCCAGGATGCTGGTGGACTTCCTCTCTGAGAAGAAAGTAATCTCCTACAGGGGCTGCATCACTCAGCTCTTTTTCTTGCACTTccttggaggaggggaagggttaCTCCTTGTTGTGATGGCCTTTGACCGCTACATCGCCATCTGTCGGCCTTTACACTATTCCACTGTCATGAACCCTAGAGCCTGCTATGTCTTGCTGTTGGCTCTGTGGCTTGGAGGCTTTGTCCACTCCATTATCCAGGTGGCCCTCATCCTTCACTTGCCCTTCTGTGGCCCAAACCGACTGGATAACTTCTTCTGTGATGTGCCTCAGGTCATCAAGCTGGCCTGCACAGACACCTTCATGGTGGAGCTTCTGATGGTCTTCAACAGTGGCCTCATGACCCTCCTGTGCTTCCTGGGGCTTCTGGCCTCCTATGCTGTCATCCTCTGCCGTGTACATGGGTCTTCCTCTGAGGGGAAGAACAAGGCCATATCCACATGCACCACTCATATCATTGTTATATTTCTTATGTTTGGGCCTGGCATCTTTATCTACACTCGCCCTTTCAGAGCCTTCCCAGCTGACAAGGTGGTATCTCTCTTTCATACAGTGATTTTTCCTTTGTTGAATCCTGTGATTTACACTCTTCGCAACCAGGAAGTAAAAGCTTCCATGAGGAGGCT tatatag
- the LOC115302079 gene encoding olfactory receptor 4N2 isoform X1 produces MENDNRTVVKEFILLGLTQSRDIQLLVFVLVLIFYLIILPGNFLIILTIRSDPGLTAPLYFFLGNLAFLDASYSFIVAPRMLVDFLSEKKVISYRGCITQLFFLHFLGGGEGLLLVVMAFDRYIAICRPLHYSTVMNPRACYVLLLALWLGGFVHSIIQVALILHLPFCGPNRLDNFFCDVPQVIKLACTDTFMVELLMVFNSGLMTLLCFLGLLASYAVILCRVHGSSSEGKNKAISTCTTHIIVIFLMFGPGIFIYTRPFRAFPADKVVSLFHTVIFPLLNPVIYTLRNQEVKASMRRLFNQHIA; encoded by the coding sequence ATGGAAAATGACAACCGCACAGTGGTGAAAGAATTCATCCTTCTTGGTCTGACCCAGTCTCGAGATATTCAGCTCCTCGTCTTTGtcctagttttaattttctatctcATCATCCTCCCTGGAAATTTCCTCATCATCCTCACCATCAGATCAGACCCTGGCCTCACAGCCCCCCTCTACTTCTTTCTGGGTAACTTGGCTTTCCTGGATGCATCCTACTCCTTCATTGTGGCTCCCAGGATGCTGGTGGACTTCCTCTCTGAGAAGAAAGTAATCTCCTACAGGGGCTGCATCACTCAGCTCTTTTTCTTGCACTTccttggaggaggggaagggttaCTCCTTGTTGTGATGGCCTTTGACCGCTACATCGCCATCTGTCGGCCTTTACACTATTCCACTGTCATGAACCCTAGAGCCTGCTATGTCTTGCTGTTGGCTCTGTGGCTTGGAGGCTTTGTCCACTCCATTATCCAGGTGGCCCTCATCCTTCACTTGCCCTTCTGTGGCCCAAACCGACTGGATAACTTCTTCTGTGATGTGCCTCAGGTCATCAAGCTGGCCTGCACAGACACCTTCATGGTGGAGCTTCTGATGGTCTTCAACAGTGGCCTCATGACCCTCCTGTGCTTCCTGGGGCTTCTGGCCTCCTATGCTGTCATCCTCTGCCGTGTACATGGGTCTTCCTCTGAGGGGAAGAACAAGGCCATATCCACATGCACCACTCATATCATTGTTATATTTCTTATGTTTGGGCCTGGCATCTTTATCTACACTCGCCCTTTCAGAGCCTTCCCAGCTGACAAGGTGGTATCTCTCTTTCATACAGTGATTTTTCCTTTGTTGAATCCTGTGATTTACACTCTTCGCAACCAGGAAGTAAAAGCTTCCATGAGGAGGCTGTTTAATCAGCACATAGCCTAA
- the LOC115302077 gene encoding olfactory receptor 4N4 has product MELENSTAVKEFILLGLTQSQNIQLLVFVLILIFYLIILPGNFLIIFTIRSDPGLTAPLYFFLGNLAFLDASYSFIVAPRMLVDFLSEKKVISYRGCITQLFFLHFLGGGEGLLLVVMAFDRYIAICRPLHYSTVMNPRACYVLLLALWLGGFVHSIIQVALILHLPFCGPNRLDNFFCDVPQVIKLACTDTFMVELLMVFNSGLLTLLCFLGLLSSYAVILCRVHGSASQGKSKALSTCTTHIIIILLMFGPAIFIYTRPFRALPADKVVSFFHTVIFPLMNPVIYTLRNQEVKSSMKRLLSRHVVC; this is encoded by the coding sequence ATGGAGCTAGAAAATAGCACAGCGGTGAAAGAATTCATCCTTCTTGGTCTGACCCAGTCCCAAAATATTCAGCTCCTGGTCTTTGTGCTGATCTTAATTTTTTATCTCATCATCCTCCCTGGAAATTTCCTTATCATCTTCACCATCAGATCAGACCCTGGCCTCACAGCCCCCCTCTACTTCTTTCTGGGTAACTTGGCTTTCCTGGATGCATCCTACTCCTTCATTGTGGCTCCCAGGATGCTGGTGGACTTCCTCTCTGAGAAGAAAGTAATCTCCTACAGGGGCTGCATCACTCAGCTCTTTTTCTTGCACTTccttggaggaggggaagggttaCTCCTTGTTGTGATGGCCTTTGACCGCTACATCGCCATCTGTCGGCCTTTACACTATTCCACTGTCATGAACCCTAGAGCCTGCTATGTCTTGCTGTTGGCTCTGTGGCTTGGAGGCTTTGTCCACTCCATTATCCAGGTGGCCCTCATCCTTCACTTGCCCTTCTGTGGCCCAAACCGACTGGATAACTTCTTCTGTGATGTGCCTCAGGTCATCAAGCTGGCCTGCACAGACACCTTCATGGTGGAGCTTCTGATGGTCTTCAACAGTGGCCTGCTCACCCTCCTGTGCTTTCTGGGGCTTTTGTCTTCCTATGCTGTCATCCTCTGCCGTGTACATGGGTCTGCTTCTCAAGGGAAGAGCAAAGCACTCTCCACGTGCACCACTCATATCATTATTATACTTCTCATGTTTGGACCTGCCATCTTCATCTATACTCGCCCTTTCAGAGCCTTACCAGCAGACAAGGTAGTTTCCTTCTTCCACACAGTGATCTTTCCATTAATGAATCCTGTGATTTATACCCTTCGCAACCAGGAAGTAAAATCCTCCATGAAGAGGTTATTGAGTCGGCATGTGGTCTGctga